From a single Anaerolineales bacterium genomic region:
- a CDS encoding acetyl-CoA hydrolase/transferase C-terminal domain-containing protein, giving the protein MNAAGIYQSRVTTAEEAVKVIKSGDRIFLTGNVSVPQTLLAALVAHAPNLQNVEICQALTVGSADYVAPEMEGHLRVNSMFISANIRKAVQEGRADFTPVLLSEFPLLFKRGVLPVDVAIIHVSPPDEHGFCSLGVEVGLSKSPAESAKIIIAEVNDQMPRTLGDSFIHVSRLTHIVPVNYPIPEHKMTAEGDSEIIQSIAGHVASLIPDGATMQLGIGSIPDAVLKFLMDKKDLGIHTELFSDGVIDLVNAGVLTNARKSIHTGKIVAGFVLGTRKLYEWANDNPMVEMHPTEYVNDPFVIAQNDRMVAVNSAIEVDLTGQVCADSIGPKLYSGVGGQLDFIYGASRSKGGVPIIALPSTATLRDGTQLSKIVAMLKPGAGVVTSRNHVRFVVTEYGIADLYGKTIRQRAQALIKVANPIFHDELEKQAKELHYL; this is encoded by the coding sequence ATGAACGCGGCTGGAATTTATCAATCCCGCGTGACGACCGCCGAAGAGGCGGTCAAGGTCATCAAATCAGGCGACCGCATCTTTCTTACGGGAAACGTGTCCGTTCCCCAGACGCTTTTGGCGGCGCTGGTGGCGCATGCCCCCAACCTCCAGAACGTGGAAATTTGCCAGGCGCTGACGGTCGGTTCCGCCGATTATGTTGCGCCGGAAATGGAGGGACACCTGCGCGTGAACTCCATGTTCATCAGCGCGAACATCCGCAAGGCGGTGCAGGAGGGGCGTGCAGACTTTACCCCCGTGCTGCTTTCCGAATTCCCGCTGCTGTTCAAGCGCGGCGTACTGCCTGTGGATGTTGCCATTATTCACGTCTCGCCGCCCGATGAACACGGCTTTTGCAGTCTTGGTGTGGAAGTGGGTTTATCCAAATCCCCGGCGGAATCGGCGAAGATCATCATCGCCGAAGTGAACGACCAAATGCCGCGCACGCTGGGAGATTCGTTCATCCATGTCAGCCGCCTGACGCATATCGTGCCGGTCAATTATCCCATCCCCGAGCACAAGATGACCGCCGAAGGCGATTCGGAGATCATTCAAAGTATTGCCGGGCATGTCGCCTCCCTTATTCCGGATGGCGCGACCATGCAATTGGGCATCGGTTCCATTCCCGATGCGGTCTTGAAATTCCTCATGGATAAGAAAGACCTGGGTATTCACACCGAGTTGTTCTCTGATGGTGTGATCGACCTTGTCAATGCGGGCGTTCTGACAAATGCCAGAAAATCCATCCATACCGGGAAGATTGTTGCCGGCTTTGTCCTTGGCACGCGCAAATTGTACGAATGGGCGAACGATAACCCGATGGTGGAGATGCACCCGACCGAGTATGTGAACGATCCGTTCGTGATCGCGCAGAATGACCGCATGGTGGCGGTCAACTCCGCCATCGAAGTGGACCTGACCGGTCAGGTCTGTGCCGACAGCATTGGACCGAAACTGTATAGCGGCGTCGGCGGTCAATTGGACTTCATCTATGGCGCATCCCGCTCCAAAGGTGGGGTGCCCATCATTGCCCTTCCCAGCACAGCCACCTTAAGGGACGGAACCCAGCTGAGTAAGATCGTCGCCATGTTGAAACCAGGCGCAGGCGTAGTGACGAGCCGCAACCATGTCCGTTTCGTGGTGACTGAATACGGCATTGCAGACCTGTACGGCAAGACCATCCGCCAGCGCGCGCAGGCACTGATCAAGGTTGCCAACCCGATCTTCCATGACGAATTGGAGAAGCAGGCGAAAGAATTGCACTATCTTTAA
- a CDS encoding alanine dehydrogenase: MYIGIPKESRPFEYRVGLPPAGVEILTRNGHQVFVEHEAGLAAGFSDQEYEQAGARIAYSAEEVFGRADLLLKIARPLKQELEWLREDSMIAGFLHLASSSQDQIDLLLDKKITAIAYEQVSAKERDFPVLRPFSMICGAMVAQIAARLLQTNRGGKGILLSGLPGVPPAEVVIIGGGAVGASAARAMMRAGAHVTLLDKSMSVLEKVADRVPGVVTMIATERNIERATSYADVVIGAVMKSGMRAPIVITREILRGMKPRSVIIDVSIDQGGCVETSRPTTHDTPTFVEENIVHYCVPNIPSLVARTASHMFVNAAIPYILEIANTGIEAARKADPAIEAAINTYQGEMVHLVRLSAKDGGK; this comes from the coding sequence ATGTATATTGGAATACCAAAAGAAAGCAGACCGTTCGAATACCGCGTCGGTTTGCCGCCTGCCGGGGTGGAGATCCTGACCCGGAACGGGCACCAGGTTTTCGTCGAGCATGAGGCGGGTTTGGCGGCGGGATTCAGCGATCAGGAGTATGAACAAGCCGGGGCGCGAATCGCCTACTCCGCCGAGGAAGTCTTTGGGCGCGCCGACCTGTTGTTGAAGATCGCGCGTCCGCTCAAGCAGGAGTTGGAATGGCTGCGCGAAGATTCGATGATCGCAGGCTTCTTGCACCTTGCTTCGAGTTCGCAGGACCAGATCGACCTTCTGCTGGATAAGAAGATCACTGCGATTGCCTACGAACAGGTCTCCGCGAAGGAACGCGATTTTCCCGTGTTACGCCCGTTCAGCATGATCTGCGGCGCGATGGTGGCGCAGATCGCGGCTCGTTTGCTTCAGACCAATCGCGGCGGCAAAGGTATCCTGTTGAGCGGTCTGCCCGGAGTTCCGCCCGCGGAAGTTGTCATTATTGGCGGCGGCGCGGTGGGCGCTTCGGCGGCACGCGCCATGATGCGCGCTGGCGCGCATGTGACCTTGCTGGATAAAAGCATGTCAGTGTTGGAGAAGGTCGCGGACCGTGTTCCCGGTGTGGTGACCATGATCGCTACAGAGCGGAATATCGAACGCGCAACCTCCTATGCGGATGTCGTCATCGGCGCTGTGATGAAGAGCGGGATGCGCGCGCCGATCGTCATCACCCGTGAAATCCTGCGCGGGATGAAGCCCCGTTCGGTCATCATCGATGTCAGCATCGATCAGGGCGGTTGTGTTGAAACATCGCGCCCCACCACGCACGACACCCCGACCTTTGTCGAAGAGAACATCGTGCATTATTGTGTGCCGAATATCCCCAGCTTGGTTGCGCGGACGGCAAGCCACATGTTCGTCAATGCCGCAATTCCCTACATTTTGGAAATTGCGAATACCGGCATCGAAGCTGCGCGGAAAGCGGATCCTGCGATCGAGGCCGCGATCAACACCTATCAGGGAGAAATGGTGCACCTCGTCCGGTTGAGCGCGAAGGATGGTGGAAAATGA
- the rocD gene encoding ornithine--oxo-acid transaminase yields the protein MNTQDYIKIEEEFGAHNYHPLDVVIEKAEGVWVHDVEGKKYLDCLSAYSAVNQGHVHPEILNAMLEQAKKVTLTSRAFRNDQLPLLYKELSEMTGYEMSLPMNSGAEAVETAVKLARKWAYVVKGVPRHQAEIIVAGNNFHGRTVTIISFSTEPSYRDDFGPFTPGFIVVEYGNADALEKAITPNTAAVMLEPIQGEAGVIIPPDGYLKKVAEVCKKNNVLFIADEIQTGLARTGKLFAAHHEDVRADMTIVGKALSGGFYPVSAVLADKAIMGLFQPGEHGSTFGGNPLAAAVARASLRVIREEKLAERSAELGTYFVEQLSEIPSPHVKEVRGRGLLIAVELHTKARRFCEALKERGILAKETHDNVIRFAPPLVIDKETIDWALPAIRDVLNLQ from the coding sequence ATGAACACACAAGACTATATAAAGATCGAAGAAGAATTTGGCGCGCACAATTATCATCCGCTGGATGTGGTGATCGAAAAAGCGGAAGGGGTGTGGGTGCATGATGTGGAAGGCAAGAAGTACCTTGATTGTCTTTCTGCGTATTCGGCGGTCAATCAGGGACATGTCCACCCTGAGATTTTGAACGCCATGCTTGAACAGGCGAAGAAAGTCACGCTTACATCGCGTGCCTTTCGCAATGACCAATTGCCGCTTCTTTACAAAGAACTCTCTGAAATGACCGGCTACGAAATGTCCCTGCCGATGAACTCCGGCGCGGAAGCGGTCGAGACGGCGGTGAAACTTGCTCGTAAATGGGCGTACGTGGTCAAAGGCGTGCCGCGTCATCAGGCGGAGATCATCGTGGCGGGCAATAACTTCCACGGGCGCACGGTGACCATCATTTCCTTTTCCACCGAGCCTTCCTATCGTGATGATTTCGGTCCGTTCACGCCGGGTTTCATCGTTGTCGAATATGGCAATGCTGATGCGCTCGAGAAAGCCATTACGCCTAATACAGCGGCAGTGATGCTTGAGCCGATCCAGGGGGAGGCAGGCGTCATCATCCCGCCTGATGGATATTTGAAAAAAGTGGCGGAAGTTTGCAAGAAGAATAATGTACTCTTCATTGCGGATGAAATTCAAACGGGTCTTGCGCGGACCGGGAAACTGTTCGCTGCCCATCATGAAGATGTCCGCGCTGACATGACCATCGTCGGTAAGGCACTTTCGGGCGGCTTTTACCCGGTCTCTGCCGTGCTGGCGGACAAAGCCATTATGGGATTGTTCCAGCCCGGCGAGCATGGCTCGACGTTCGGTGGCAATCCGCTGGCGGCGGCGGTGGCGCGCGCGTCCCTGCGCGTGATCCGCGAGGAGAAACTGGCGGAGCGTTCCGCGGAACTCGGTACGTACTTTGTCGAGCAATTGAGTGAGATCCCCAGCCCGCACGTCAAAGAAGTGCGCGGACGCGGGTTGTTGATCGCTGTGGAACTTCATACCAAGGCGCGCCGCTTCTGTGAAGCGTTGAAGGAGCGCGGCATCCTTGCCAAGGAGACGCATGACAATGTCATCCGTTTTGCGCCGCCGCTGGTGATCGATAAAGAGACGATCGATTGGGCGCTCCCAGCCATTCGGGACGTGCTCAATCTGCAATAA
- the argF gene encoding ornithine carbamoyltransferase — protein MKDFLAISDFSSDEIRDVLNLAIKLKKEYFKKGNKKIFKGKVLGMIFQKPSLRTRVSFDMAMRHGGGDALYLSPNEIGLGKRESIADVARVMSGYVHALMARVFDHAHVLELAKWSDVPVVNGLSDYNHPCQGMADALTIIEKFGKKSKGLNISYVGDANNVTVSLMHVSALLGWNVTVASPEGYDMNPKAVEIAEKIAKKSGSKLTFLRDPHEAVKGAHVIYTDTWTSMGQEEETAIREKIFPPYQVNAQLVSEADKDVIVMHCLPAHRGQELTDEVADGPHSVIFPQAHNRLHAQKAILARVFGVG, from the coding sequence ATGAAGGATTTTCTGGCAATATCGGATTTTTCATCCGATGAAATTCGGGATGTGCTCAACCTGGCGATAAAACTGAAGAAGGAATATTTTAAAAAAGGCAATAAAAAGATCTTCAAAGGCAAGGTGCTGGGGATGATCTTCCAGAAGCCGAGCTTGCGCACGCGCGTTTCTTTCGATATGGCGATGCGTCATGGCGGCGGCGATGCGCTGTATCTTTCACCGAACGAGATCGGGCTGGGCAAGCGCGAATCCATTGCGGATGTGGCGCGGGTGATGTCCGGCTATGTGCATGCGCTGATGGCGCGCGTGTTCGATCACGCACACGTGTTGGAACTGGCGAAGTGGTCTGACGTCCCCGTTGTTAACGGCTTGAGCGATTACAACCATCCCTGTCAGGGCATGGCAGATGCGTTGACCATCATCGAGAAGTTCGGCAAAAAATCGAAGGGACTGAATATCAGTTACGTGGGTGATGCGAACAATGTCACCGTTTCGCTGATGCACGTTTCGGCGCTGCTCGGCTGGAATGTGACCGTCGCTTCGCCCGAAGGCTATGACATGAATCCCAAAGCGGTCGAGATCGCGGAGAAGATCGCGAAGAAATCGGGCAGTAAACTGACCTTCCTCCGTGACCCGCACGAGGCGGTGAAAGGTGCGCATGTCATTTACACCGATACGTGGACCAGCATGGGACAGGAAGAAGAAACCGCCATCCGCGAGAAGATCTTCCCGCCGTATCAGGTCAACGCACAGTTGGTCAGCGAGGCGGATAAGGACGTGATCGTGATGCACTGTCTCCCCGCACATCGCGGACAGGAATTGACCGACGAAGTAGCCGACGGTCCGCATTCGGTGATCTTCCCCCAGGCGCATAACCGTCTGCACGCACAGAAGGCGATTTTGGCGCGGGTGTTTGGTGTCGGATAA
- a CDS encoding MBL fold metallo-hydrolase, producing MANSRIITIDLNFQDKTQAIASYLIRHHDGAVLIETGPGSTLPALEAALSAEGLSPRDVTHVLVTHIHLDHAGAAGWLAKQGAQVYVHPNGAPHLINPEKLIASATRIYGDRMDQLWGEILPVAEDQLTVPQDAEEIVIGNLRFLPVNTPGHAEHHYSYVFEDICFCGDVSGVRIPGYVYLRAPMPPPELHFGRWRESIARLKSLKFQRIAPTHFGIFDDAAWQLDEMDKTLAEVEQWLEIVMGNDPSIDELREAFTMWMQEQGQLKNLSEDVVRAYALANPVAMSADGLMRYWKKFRSA from the coding sequence ATGGCAAACTCCCGTATTATCACCATAGACTTAAATTTTCAGGATAAGACGCAGGCAATCGCGTCTTATTTGATTCGACATCATGACGGCGCGGTCTTGATCGAAACCGGACCCGGCTCGACTCTTCCTGCGTTGGAGGCTGCCCTGTCAGCCGAAGGTTTGTCCCCCCGGGATGTGACCCACGTGCTTGTGACCCACATCCACCTTGACCATGCCGGCGCGGCAGGTTGGCTGGCGAAGCAGGGCGCTCAGGTCTACGTCCACCCGAACGGTGCGCCGCATTTGATCAACCCTGAGAAACTGATCGCCAGCGCCACGCGCATCTACGGCGATAGGATGGACCAGCTTTGGGGCGAGATCCTGCCTGTAGCGGAGGATCAACTCACAGTCCCGCAAGATGCGGAGGAGATCGTCATTGGTAATCTGCGTTTCCTCCCCGTCAACACACCGGGACATGCAGAACATCATTATTCCTACGTTTTTGAAGATATTTGTTTTTGCGGTGATGTGAGCGGGGTGCGCATACCGGGCTATGTCTATCTGCGCGCGCCGATGCCGCCGCCGGAACTTCATTTTGGGCGTTGGCGCGAGAGCATTGCGCGGTTGAAGTCGCTGAAGTTTCAGCGCATTGCGCCGACCCATTTTGGGATTTTTGATGATGCCGCCTGGCAGCTGGATGAGATGGACAAAACGCTGGCGGAGGTCGAGCAATGGCTGGAGATCGTGATGGGGAATGACCCGTCCATTGATGAACTGCGTGAGGCGTTCACTATGTGGATGCAGGAGCAGGGGCAATTGAAAAATCTGAGCGAGGATGTCGTTCGAGCCTACGCATTGGCGAACCCGGTTGCTATGAGCGCCGACGGGCTGATGCGCTACTGGAAGAAGTTCCGGAGTGCGTAA
- a CDS encoding DUF58 domain-containing protein, whose protein sequence is MNAGRILVALMFVVGALGAWLNGDVLYSRLVYISMFLVIISWVWTRWVIRGLSLERSTREQRANVGDVLEENYRLANKSLIPAPWIEVANQSPMPLAAGSRLFTLVMRRQQRNYTARSWLTRRGGFPLGPTRVTTGDPFGLFSARKTILPDETLVVFPIIYEIPSFPFPYGLLPGGQVIRRKSPDITPHAAGVREYVHGDAMKRIHWSTSARRNRLMVKEFEQDPNAEIWIYLDAQMSVHYEKQHRQPDVSLDSMLLVKRPKFNLPPSTLEYSVSVAASLAHYFIAQRRAVGMVSAGHTFTVHSAERNERQEAKILETLAFVKADGTLSIEALVAAQASQLPQRSTVILITPTVRPGLLQAVDDLQLRYLHPIVVLLEVHTFGGPQGTSDIVNALRERQIPVHVIACGDNISQVLAEIPATFQTQGAFSWQTPVLSP, encoded by the coding sequence ATGAATGCCGGGCGGATTCTGGTCGCCTTGATGTTCGTGGTTGGGGCGCTTGGCGCATGGCTGAATGGGGACGTGCTCTATTCACGTCTTGTTTACATCAGCATGTTTCTGGTGATCATCAGTTGGGTATGGACTCGCTGGGTGATCCGGGGATTGTCGCTGGAGCGAAGCACTCGTGAACAGCGCGCCAATGTGGGGGATGTGCTGGAGGAGAATTACCGCCTTGCAAATAAAAGCCTCATCCCTGCGCCTTGGATTGAAGTAGCGAACCAATCTCCCATGCCGCTGGCTGCGGGATCGCGTCTGTTCACGCTGGTGATGCGCCGGCAGCAGCGGAATTACACTGCCCGTTCATGGCTTACACGCCGGGGCGGGTTTCCTCTTGGACCGACGCGCGTCACAACAGGCGATCCATTTGGGCTGTTCAGCGCCAGAAAAACCATCCTGCCGGATGAAACGCTCGTGGTTTTTCCGATCATCTACGAAATTCCATCCTTTCCCTTTCCTTACGGGCTTTTGCCCGGCGGACAGGTCATCCGCCGGAAATCTCCGGACATCACGCCTCACGCGGCGGGAGTGCGTGAATATGTGCATGGCGACGCGATGAAACGGATCCACTGGAGCACCAGCGCGCGCCGCAACCGGTTGATGGTGAAGGAGTTTGAACAAGACCCGAATGCCGAGATCTGGATTTATCTCGATGCCCAGATGTCGGTCCATTACGAAAAGCAGCATCGCCAGCCGGACGTTTCACTTGATTCGATGTTGTTGGTCAAGCGTCCAAAATTCAACCTGCCGCCCTCGACGCTGGAATACTCCGTCAGCGTTGCGGCATCATTGGCGCATTATTTCATCGCCCAGCGGCGGGCGGTCGGGATGGTCAGCGCGGGTCATACATTCACAGTACATTCAGCCGAACGCAACGAACGCCAGGAAGCGAAGATTTTGGAGACGCTGGCATTCGTGAAAGCGGATGGAACGCTTTCCATTGAGGCGCTTGTCGCCGCACAGGCTTCGCAATTGCCTCAGCGCTCCACTGTCATTTTGATCACGCCAACAGTGCGCCCCGGGCTGCTGCAGGCGGTGGATGATCTGCAATTGCGCTATCTTCACCCGATTGTCGTCTTACTCGAAGTTCATACTTTTGGCGGACCGCAAGGCACAAGTGACATTGTCAACGCGCTGCGCGAACGGCAGATCCCCGTGCATGTGATCGCCTGCGGCGACAACATCTCGCAGGTGCTTGCCGAGATTCCCGCCACATTCCAAACACAGGGTGCTTTTTCATGGCAAACTCCCGTATTATCACCATAG
- a CDS encoding MoxR family ATPase, with protein MDVKSFGERVMRNLEQVIVGKRQSVELIMIGVLCQGHVLIEDVPGVGKTMLARSLARSMDCVFNRIQFTPDMLPSDVTGVSIYNQQENKFEFRAGPVIGQIILADEINRATPKTQAALLEAMEERQVTVDGVTHPLPKPFMVLATQNPIEYEGTFPLPEAQLDRFLLRLRLGYPNASDEMRIMSDQQLQHPIDQLKPVVGADEVLQAAEAVKQIYVSQAVRRYIVELCTRTRRSSDLYLGASPRGSLSLARAGQARAALDGRDHVLPDDIKALAVSILAHRIIVSPAARLRDISSDRIMQEIIAETPVPGGAFAPESAVNN; from the coding sequence ATGGATGTTAAGTCGTTTGGTGAGCGGGTGATGCGTAATTTGGAGCAGGTGATCGTGGGGAAACGACAGTCCGTCGAATTGATCATGATCGGTGTGTTGTGTCAGGGGCACGTGCTGATCGAGGATGTGCCGGGTGTTGGCAAGACCATGCTGGCGCGCAGTCTGGCGCGCTCCATGGATTGTGTCTTTAATCGCATCCAATTCACTCCTGACATGCTTCCCAGCGATGTGACCGGCGTGTCGATTTATAACCAGCAGGAAAATAAATTTGAATTTCGCGCCGGTCCTGTGATAGGGCAGATCATCCTGGCGGATGAGATCAACCGCGCCACGCCCAAAACGCAGGCTGCGCTGCTCGAGGCGATGGAGGAACGGCAGGTGACTGTGGACGGCGTTACGCATCCGCTGCCCAAACCGTTCATGGTGCTGGCAACCCAGAACCCGATTGAATACGAAGGGACATTCCCGCTGCCCGAAGCACAGTTGGACCGCTTTCTGCTGCGCCTGCGTTTGGGATACCCGAACGCGTCTGACGAAATGCGGATCATGAGCGATCAGCAACTTCAGCATCCGATCGATCAGTTGAAACCGGTTGTCGGAGCTGATGAAGTGTTGCAGGCGGCGGAAGCCGTTAAGCAGATTTATGTGTCGCAGGCAGTGAGAAGATATATCGTGGAGTTGTGTACGCGGACGCGCCGCAGTTCGGATTTGTATCTTGGGGCAAGTCCGCGCGGAAGCCTTTCTTTGGCGCGGGCGGGACAGGCGCGCGCTGCTCTTGATGGGCGCGACCATGTATTGCCTGACGACATCAAGGCGCTGGCAGTATCGATATTGGCGCACCGCATTATTGTCAGTCCGGCGGCACGCCTGCGTGATATCAGCTCCGACCGTATCATGCAAGAGATCATTGCAGAAACCCCCGTACCGGGCGGCGCATTTGCCCCGGAATCAGCGGTGAACAATTGA
- a CDS encoding cellulose biosynthesis cyclic di-GMP-binding regulatory protein BcsB, whose translation MKKIKPMILAFLIAFLMLPYQVFAKTAAHGAHPQPASEVQVTDNRVVFLFEDLRRGDRSLVGPYDTATYLFSIPPNWKLSPGGMIELQYDVMIRGADANRVDVANVVSGVNLIVRFNDVVIGNISAGGTGSYVQQLQIPVEALVPSREDGRYSLSIILDSQMGCFYDLSALVNIKSTSFFDLFFQESVPELDFSRLPSPFYLFNSIIPDGVVMVVPDNPHPLELQSAMNVAAGFGAMIGGTYDFQLVTNGNLTDLQLMQKHLIFVGLPDQFDRLADVQFQVPVRDGQLEGLADESSGDGVLQMALSPWNPLRAVLLVSGNSLDSLSKAAMALSTGNVLSYQNPTLANVANIQVLPSDIPVLAQFSLEDLGYLTETFSGYGTSTAAYRFYISKSQVATQEGHIDLVYYHSGLLAYGGSSTFSVYINGQIILSEVFSEESEQVTSLRIRIPPGILRYGENLLEIAPTMLVLPSCEQPSTQETWFTISNQTSLSLPPTTDTQLSGIMFHDLKFFPDLFITNSDLGDVAFVVSPSDPTSWALAAQISYLFGQSTQLGLSNLKVFYGDEVPDEARQNQSLIVVGVASEIPFVSEINDQLPAPFDFSTNTASERQLQISYRIPPGQNVGYLELLPSPFNTENSILVVAGNTREGVSIAGDVILGGELAGRLSGVFAVTNGVQISTGNANSLFSIVGDGVPGAEQVVVEPASNATAPAVLVPPAWLMPFVITSLVIIAGIVIYIIFSAVQKNRLRLLRESKFSETDEDTDES comes from the coding sequence ATGAAAAAAATCAAGCCAATGATCCTTGCTTTTTTGATTGCCTTTCTGATGCTTCCGTATCAAGTTTTTGCGAAAACGGCAGCACATGGGGCGCATCCTCAACCCGCATCTGAAGTTCAGGTGACAGATAATCGTGTGGTTTTTTTGTTTGAAGATTTGCGCAGGGGAGACAGAAGTCTTGTTGGTCCGTATGATACTGCCACCTATCTGTTTAGCATTCCTCCAAATTGGAAACTCTCTCCGGGTGGAATGATTGAGCTTCAATATGATGTTATGATTCGGGGAGCGGATGCAAATCGTGTCGATGTTGCCAATGTGGTTTCTGGCGTAAATCTTATTGTGCGATTTAATGATGTCGTAATAGGGAATATCTCGGCAGGCGGAACTGGCAGTTATGTGCAGCAACTTCAAATCCCGGTAGAAGCGCTTGTCCCCAGCCGTGAAGATGGACGTTACTCGCTGTCCATTATTCTGGACTCCCAAATGGGATGTTTTTATGATCTCAGCGCCCTTGTAAATATAAAATCCACATCATTTTTTGATCTGTTTTTTCAGGAAAGTGTTCCTGAATTGGATTTCTCACGGCTTCCCTCTCCTTTTTACCTGTTCAACTCGATCATACCTGATGGTGTCGTGATGGTGGTGCCGGATAACCCGCATCCGCTGGAACTCCAATCTGCCATGAATGTTGCTGCCGGTTTTGGGGCAATGATCGGTGGGACTTACGATTTTCAGCTTGTTACCAATGGAAATCTTACCGATCTTCAACTCATGCAAAAACATTTAATTTTTGTGGGACTGCCGGATCAATTCGACAGACTTGCCGATGTGCAGTTCCAAGTTCCGGTGCGTGATGGCCAGCTTGAAGGACTTGCTGATGAATCCAGCGGTGATGGTGTCTTGCAAATGGCATTATCCCCATGGAATCCCTTGAGAGCGGTGTTGCTTGTAAGCGGCAATTCCCTTGATTCTCTATCCAAGGCAGCCATGGCACTTAGCACTGGCAACGTGCTTTCCTATCAGAACCCCACCCTTGCAAATGTTGCAAATATCCAGGTTCTTCCATCTGATATCCCTGTTTTGGCTCAGTTCTCCCTTGAAGATCTAGGCTATCTTACAGAGACGTTTTCGGGATATGGGACGTCAACGGCGGCCTACCGTTTTTATATTTCGAAGTCCCAGGTTGCCACACAGGAAGGGCATATTGACCTGGTGTACTATCATTCAGGTTTGTTGGCTTATGGCGGTAGTTCTACATTTTCCGTATATATAAACGGGCAGATTATTCTGTCTGAAGTTTTCTCTGAGGAATCTGAACAGGTTACCTCCTTACGGATACGCATTCCGCCCGGCATTTTACGATATGGGGAAAATTTGCTTGAGATTGCTCCGACCATGCTTGTGCTGCCATCTTGTGAGCAGCCTTCTACTCAGGAGACCTGGTTTACAATTTCGAATCAGACATCCCTGTCATTGCCTCCAACTACAGATACTCAATTATCGGGAATTATGTTTCACGATTTAAAGTTCTTCCCTGATCTGTTCATAACGAACAGCGATCTGGGTGATGTGGCATTCGTCGTTTCTCCATCTGATCCGACATCCTGGGCTTTGGCGGCTCAGATCTCATACCTGTTTGGTCAGTCGACCCAATTAGGGTTGTCGAATCTGAAAGTGTTCTACGGTGATGAAGTGCCTGATGAAGCCCGCCAGAATCAGTCGTTGATTGTGGTCGGCGTTGCGAGCGAAATCCCATTTGTGTCTGAAATCAACGATCAACTCCCCGCGCCGTTCGATTTCAGCACCAACACGGCAAGTGAACGTCAATTGCAGATCTCCTATCGCATACCGCCGGGGCAAAATGTTGGATATTTGGAATTGCTGCCATCACCCTTTAATACTGAAAACTCCATCCTGGTTGTTGCTGGTAATACAAGGGAGGGTGTCTCCATTGCCGGAGACGTGATATTGGGTGGAGAACTGGCGGGCAGGCTTTCGGGTGTGTTTGCGGTGACAAATGGTGTCCAGATTTCAACGGGCAATGCCAATTCCTTGTTCTCAATTGTAGGCGATGGGGTGCCTGGAGCGGAACAAGTGGTGGTCGAGCCTGCTTCCAATGCAACTGCGCCGGCTGTGCTTGTTCCCCCTGCTTGGCTTATGCCCTTTGTGATTACATCCTTGGTCATCATCGCAGGGATAGTCATTTATATAATCTTCTCAGCTGTTCAAAAGAATCGTCTGCGACTGTTGCGGGAGAGTAAATTTTCTGAGACAGACGAGGATACTGACGAGAGCTAG